The window ATTGACCTCCAGTCACTGGGAAATTAACGCCCCATGACTTGCCAAATCGTTTGGTTCAAGCGTGACTTGCGTTGGCAAGATCACGCTGCACTGGCACAAGCTGCCGCGCGTGGACCCGTTCGCTGCATTTACATTGTGGAACCTGGCTACTGGCAGCTCAACGATACAGCACTGCAGCACTTCGAATTCATTCGTGAATCATTGCAGGCTTTGAATTCGCATTTGCAGACCTTGGGCGGTTGCGTTGAAATTCACACAGGCGAAGCTGTTGACGTTTTTGATCGCCTACTGAAAGAGACGTCTTTCACAGAAATTCACTCGCACGAAGAAACGGGCAATGCATGGACTTATGCCAGAGACCTTCACGTTAAGGCTTGGTGCGAAACACATCGCATCCCGTGGCACGAGTATGCGCAATTTGGTGTGGTGAGACGCTTGAAAAATCGGAACCAGTGGCAAGCCGCATGGGAACAACACATGCAAGCACCGCAGGAAAAGCCCAAGGACATTCACTTTGCAAGCAAAGTCAACAGCTTGCCGTTTTCAATGCATGCGCCTGCGCATTTAAAACACAATCCCCTCCACCGTCAACGCGGCGGACGACCCTTGGCACTGGCAGTTTTGCGTAGCTTCTTGAATGCCCGAAGCTTAGGTTACCGAGGCGGCATTTCATCGCCCTTGTCTGCACCGGATGCCTGCTCGCGACTTTCGGCTTATCTGGCGTATGGCTGCATCAGCATGCGCGAAGTGGTGCAAATGACGCGCGCCCACATTGAAGAATTACCCCCGCAAGCCTCACGGCACCGGGCTGGTCTGCAGGCCTTCATGAGTCGCCTTTACTGGCATTGTCATTTCATTCAAAAGCTAGAAAGCGAGCCCGAGATTGAATGGCAAAACATGCACCGCGGCTATGACGGCTTGCGTGAAGAATCGTTCAACGAGGCATTTTTTGAAGCCCTCAAAAACGCCCAAACGGGGTGGCCCATGGTGGATGCTTCGGTCGTCATGCTGCGCGAGACAGGTTGGCTCAATTTTCGAATGCGGGCCATGCTGGTGTCAGTAGCAGCCTACCCCCTCTGGCTCCACTGGCAGCCAGTCGGAGAGTGGCTGGCCACTCAATTTTTAGATTACGAACCAGGCATTCACTGGAGTCAATTGCAAATGCAATCGGGCACGACAGGCATCAACACCACGCGCGTCTACAACCCCATCAAGCAAGCACAAGACCACGACCCGCAAGGGCTGTTTGTTCGGAGATGGCTACCAGCCATGCGCAATGTCCCAGACAGCTGGCTTTTTGAGCCCTGGAAAATGCCGGACAACGTTCGTCAGCCTAAAGGCACTGACGCCGCATCATCCATTCAAATCCACACACCCTTGGTGGACCTCAGTTCGGCGACCCGCAGTGCGAAAGAAAGATTGCACGCACTTCGCAAGAATGACAAAGTTCGAGCCGGCAAAAAGGCTGTGATCGACAAACACGCTTCGCGCAAAACTTTTTCAACACGCCGCACCAGCACCAAATCCCAAGCCGCCAGTTCGCAAATGGGCTTTGATTTTTAAAATAGAAATCGCCATCACATGTCATCCCATCATTCAAGCGCAGGCGTCATCTATTGGTTTCGAAACGATTTGCGCTTGCATGATCAGCCTGCATTGCAAAGCGCGATAGAACTCGCCACAAAATTGCAAACTTGGCTTCTACCCGTCTACATTCACGACGATGCGCTAGAGGCACAGACGCCATGGGGCTTTGCCAGAACATCACCTCAAAGAATCGCATGGACACAGATGGCTGCGCAGGACTTGGCTCGACAGTTGAGCGCATTCAATAGCCAACTGTTTCAACTCAAGGGCAAGCCTGTTGAAATCTTGCAGGCTTTAAGCCATCACTTCCAAGAGTCATGGATCGTCTGTGAAGACATTGCAGCACCCTATGAACAGGCGCACATCCAACAATTGAAGGATGCCAAGCTGAAAGTTCAAACAGTTTGGCAGTCCACATTGATGTGCCCTGCTGATTTGCCATTTGACGTGCGCAAAGTACCCGATCAATTCACCACGTTCAGGCAACTGATTGAGCGCCCCACGATTCTTGTCCAAGATCCATTGCCCGTGATCGCTTCGATGCCAGCTTTGCCCGATGTATCAGGATTGCAGACGAAGCTGAAAACTCAAATTGAAGCGACATGCTCCTCCCCTGCGCAAGCTATCTGCATCGACCCGCGCTCGGCATTTCCATGGGGCCCCTCCGGCTTCGAGGGTGGCGAAACATCGGCATTGGCGCACCTAGATCATTACTGCAAGAGCAGATTGCCTAGCACCTATAAACTCACGCGAAATGGTTTGATGGGCGTTGACTACTCCACCAAATGGTCGCCTTGGTTGGCGAATGGCGCGCTCTCAGCGCGGCAAGCCTGGGCTGCAGTCAAAGCCTATGAAGCAATGCACGGCGCCAATGACAGCACCTACTGGATTGGATTCGAATTGCTTTGGCGTGATCACTTTCGCTGGCTGCATTTGAAACACGGACACAAGCTTTATCGACGTCATGGCCTGACCACAGAAACACAGGTGCACAAAGCACACTCACCTGAAAATTTCGAAGCTTGGTGCGCCGCTAAAACCGGACACCCCTTCATCGACGCCGGCATGCGCGAGCTCACCACCACGTCCTACTTGTCCAACCGCATGCGCCAAAACTTGGCGAGCTATTTGATCCATGACTTGGGCTGCGATTGGCGCGCAGGTGCCGCTTGGTTTGAAACGCACTTGATTGACTTTGATGTTTACAGCAACCAGGGCAATTGGCTGTACCTCAGTGGCTGCGGCACTGACCCGCGAGGTGGCAGAAGGTTCAACCCGGACAAGCAAGCCAAGGACTATGACCCTGAAGGCAGCTACCGGGCGCTGTGGCGTCACTGAGGTCCTAAGACCTCTGGTGTCAATTGCCCAAGGCGTTCAAGGACTGGGGTAAATTTTGTAGGACAAGAGTTTGCCTTGAGGACTAACCTTGGCCAACACCATGTCGCCAGAGCCCACGTTTTCGCCCATGAATTCTGCAATGTTCACATGGTGCGTCACCAAGATCAAAGCTTTGTCGGACTTCAATTTCAGTTGTTTGGCAATGAAGGTCTGAAGACGCACATTGCTTTGAGGCCCCTGACGCATGTCGTCAAAAAACGAGTTCAGTGACGGCTCGTGTACGGGGGCGTCATAGCCAAGCTTCTCTGCCGTTTCTTTACAACGACACCAAGCGCTGCTGAACACCATTGCTTCTTTAACACCTTGTGCTTTCAGCCATTGACCGATGCGCTGCGCTTGCTCACGCCCCTTGCCATCCAAGTTGCGTTGGGTTTTGCAATCTTGCAGTGTGTAACCCGCGGGATCACCCACACCCGGCGCCAAGGCATGTCGCATCAGCAACACGTGGTCCGACTTTTTGAGCAGATCGGACAGTTCGCTGGCATTGGCATTGACCTGCGTCAGGCCAATCCCTAACAACACCGCACACAGCCATTTCAAGAGCATCTTCAAGTTGCGGTCACTCATTTCGCGGTCTTGCCTTCGGCAACCGGGTTGTCTGTTGGGCGTTCAGCCGTGGAAGTGTCGAGTTTGGGCATTGCCATCTTTTCGCCATCCCATTGCTGACCACACCAGCATCGGCCCTCAGGATCGATGATGCAGGTTCCTGTGCCACAGCACCTTGGATCTTCGTTCATGTCTACCCCCTTAGAAAAAATGGTCATCACCATGGAATGGTGTGCCCTGCGTAATCCACAAATTGTGCGCGACCCGTTGGCTTGAGGCTTTGTAAAGCACGCATCATCTGCGACACCGAATCTTCAGGTGTCATGGCATCTTCTGCTGCTACAAACTTGGCCGACAAACCCGATTGAACGGTACCCGGCTGTAAGGCTGCAAAAATGGCCAAAGGCTTTTGTCGAAAGGCCTCAATGGCCGCTGTTTGCAGAAGCATGTTGCGAGCAGCTTTGGCTGCACGATAGCCATACCATCCACCCTTGTGGTTGTCTTCAATGCTGCCAACCCGAGCAGACAAGGTGGCGTAACAAGCAGCCTCGTGCGTCACCAGCAAAGGCGAGAAATGCTTGATGAGCAATGCAGGGCCAACGGCATTCACCTCGAACTGACGCAACAGCTGCTTGGCATTCAAAGCTTGCAAACGCTTTTCGGGACCTTGCCCATCCAGCGTTAAAGCACCTGTGGCATCCACAATGTATTTGAATTCACAAACTCCATACGGTCCTGATGTTTGGCGCAAAGCAGTTGCGCAATGCGCCATGCTATCTTCATCTTCCAATTCAAAGCGCAACACGCTTTGTCGCGACAAGCCCACAGCCAAGGCACACTGCGCA is drawn from Limnohabitans sp. 103DPR2 and contains these coding sequences:
- a CDS encoding cryptochrome/deoxyribodipyrimidine photo-lyase family protein, translating into MTCQIVWFKRDLRWQDHAALAQAAARGPVRCIYIVEPGYWQLNDTALQHFEFIRESLQALNSHLQTLGGCVEIHTGEAVDVFDRLLKETSFTEIHSHEETGNAWTYARDLHVKAWCETHRIPWHEYAQFGVVRRLKNRNQWQAAWEQHMQAPQEKPKDIHFASKVNSLPFSMHAPAHLKHNPLHRQRGGRPLALAVLRSFLNARSLGYRGGISSPLSAPDACSRLSAYLAYGCISMREVVQMTRAHIEELPPQASRHRAGLQAFMSRLYWHCHFIQKLESEPEIEWQNMHRGYDGLREESFNEAFFEALKNAQTGWPMVDASVVMLRETGWLNFRMRAMLVSVAAYPLWLHWQPVGEWLATQFLDYEPGIHWSQLQMQSGTTGINTTRVYNPIKQAQDHDPQGLFVRRWLPAMRNVPDSWLFEPWKMPDNVRQPKGTDAASSIQIHTPLVDLSSATRSAKERLHALRKNDKVRAGKKAVIDKHASRKTFSTRRTSTKSQAASSQMGFDF
- a CDS encoding DASH family cryptochrome — translated: MSSHHSSAGVIYWFRNDLRLHDQPALQSAIELATKLQTWLLPVYIHDDALEAQTPWGFARTSPQRIAWTQMAAQDLARQLSAFNSQLFQLKGKPVEILQALSHHFQESWIVCEDIAAPYEQAHIQQLKDAKLKVQTVWQSTLMCPADLPFDVRKVPDQFTTFRQLIERPTILVQDPLPVIASMPALPDVSGLQTKLKTQIEATCSSPAQAICIDPRSAFPWGPSGFEGGETSALAHLDHYCKSRLPSTYKLTRNGLMGVDYSTKWSPWLANGALSARQAWAAVKAYEAMHGANDSTYWIGFELLWRDHFRWLHLKHGHKLYRRHGLTTETQVHKAHSPENFEAWCAAKTGHPFIDAGMRELTTTSYLSNRMRQNLASYLIHDLGCDWRAGAAWFETHLIDFDVYSNQGNWLYLSGCGTDPRGGRRFNPDKQAKDYDPEGSYRALWRH
- a CDS encoding SixA phosphatase family protein, encoding MSDRNLKMLLKWLCAVLLGIGLTQVNANASELSDLLKKSDHVLLMRHALAPGVGDPAGYTLQDCKTQRNLDGKGREQAQRIGQWLKAQGVKEAMVFSSAWCRCKETAEKLGYDAPVHEPSLNSFFDDMRQGPQSNVRLQTFIAKQLKLKSDKALILVTHHVNIAEFMGENVGSGDMVLAKVSPQGKLLSYKIYPSP
- a CDS encoding SDR family NAD(P)-dependent oxidoreductase yields the protein MSRYQALILGASGAIGQAFLTHFQNDAQCALAVGLSRQSVLRFELEDEDSMAHCATALRQTSGPYGVCEFKYIVDATGALTLDGQGPEKRLQALNAKQLLRQFEVNAVGPALLIKHFSPLLVTHEAACYATLSARVGSIEDNHKGGWYGYRAAKAARNMLLQTAAIEAFRQKPLAIFAALQPGTVQSGLSAKFVAAEDAMTPEDSVSQMMRALQSLKPTGRAQFVDYAGHTIPW